One Bradyrhizobium sp. ISRA464 genomic window carries:
- the merBA gene encoding bifunctional organomercurial lyase/mercury(II) reductase MerBA: protein MNDCCTSSASPFPARPSFAVRPGVTFPDWSVVTSPAVQNALVAMTGSDHVFDRWSGYDPVADRVRVALLQLYAEDGRAPTIAALAERAGSSERAILPVLEELRRRDLLVLDGERIMGAYPFTEHDTGHRVMLGRTAVNAMCAVDALGIGAMTRRDVAITSRCRHCGAPIRIVTRDRGTALANVEPMTAVMWQSIRYEGACAANSLCATTVFFCSDEHLSAWRHQRSSDEPGFRLSIQEGLEAGRALFGPSLAGLIAAERSGDGRAHGSGLMPLDAASGPSVDRHARANGRNGNAYDLVVIGAGSAGFSAAITAADQGAQVALIGSGTIGGTCVNIGCLPSKTLIRAAETLHNARVAARFAGISAEAELTDWRATVRQKDDLVSQMRQRKYINILPAHNGIVYREGAARLTEVGVEVDGTAIRADKIIIATGARPAVPAIPGIETIPYLTSTTALDLAELPLSLLVIGGGYVGAELAQIFARAGVKVTLVCRSRLLPEAEPEIGAALTEYFGDEGIAVVSGVSYRAIQRTGTGVALTIVRDGEATRIDADQVLAATGRTPNVEGLGLIEQGIALSQKGGIAVDDRMRTTKAGIYAAGDVTGRDQFVYMAAYGAKLAARNALNGDSLRYDNSAMPAIVFCDPQVASVGLTEVAARTAGHAVRVSTISLDQVPRAIAARNTRGLIKLVADAGSGRLLGAHILAPEGADSIQTAALAIWQGLTVDDLAETIFPYLTTVEGLKLAALSFGKDVAKLSCCAG, encoded by the coding sequence ATGAACGATTGCTGCACATCCTCCGCATCCCCGTTTCCGGCACGGCCGAGCTTTGCCGTGCGGCCTGGCGTCACGTTTCCGGACTGGTCGGTGGTCACATCGCCGGCCGTCCAAAATGCACTCGTGGCAATGACCGGCTCCGACCATGTGTTCGATCGCTGGAGCGGCTATGATCCTGTCGCGGACCGCGTACGCGTCGCGCTGCTCCAGCTTTACGCCGAGGACGGACGCGCTCCGACCATCGCCGCGCTTGCTGAACGTGCCGGTTCGAGCGAGCGGGCCATCCTTCCTGTGCTCGAAGAGCTCCGTCGCCGCGACCTGCTTGTCCTCGATGGCGAGCGGATCATGGGGGCCTATCCATTCACCGAGCACGACACGGGCCATCGGGTCATGCTCGGTCGAACCGCTGTTAACGCAATGTGCGCGGTGGACGCGCTCGGCATCGGCGCCATGACCCGCCGCGACGTCGCGATAACATCGCGCTGCCGCCATTGCGGCGCGCCCATCCGTATCGTCACACGGGATCGAGGGACCGCGCTGGCCAATGTGGAGCCCATGACCGCCGTCATGTGGCAAAGCATCCGCTACGAGGGCGCATGCGCTGCGAACTCACTGTGCGCAACGACCGTCTTCTTCTGCTCGGACGAGCATCTTTCCGCTTGGCGCCATCAGCGCTCCTCGGACGAGCCGGGCTTTCGATTGTCGATCCAGGAAGGCCTTGAGGCCGGTCGGGCGCTGTTCGGACCAAGTCTTGCCGGCCTGATTGCGGCGGAACGTTCGGGCGATGGCAGAGCACACGGCAGCGGGCTAATGCCACTGGACGCGGCATCCGGTCCATCGGTGGATCGTCATGCCCGTGCGAACGGCCGCAATGGTAACGCTTACGATCTCGTCGTGATCGGCGCCGGCTCCGCGGGCTTTTCGGCCGCGATCACGGCCGCCGATCAAGGCGCCCAGGTCGCGCTGATCGGCAGCGGAACCATCGGCGGCACTTGCGTCAATATCGGGTGCTTACCGTCGAAGACCCTGATCCGTGCGGCGGAGACGCTCCACAATGCGCGCGTGGCTGCACGTTTCGCCGGCATCTCAGCCGAGGCTGAATTGACTGACTGGCGCGCGACCGTTCGTCAGAAGGACGACCTCGTTTCCCAAATGCGCCAGCGCAAGTACATCAACATTCTCCCGGCCCATAATGGCATCGTCTATCGTGAAGGGGCGGCTCGCCTCACGGAGGTTGGCGTCGAGGTGGACGGCACGGCCATTCGCGCCGACAAGATCATCATCGCAACCGGCGCACGGCCGGCGGTGCCTGCCATCCCCGGTATCGAGACCATTCCGTACCTGACCAGCACCACCGCGCTTGACCTTGCAGAGCTGCCGCTATCACTGCTAGTGATCGGCGGCGGTTATGTCGGAGCGGAGCTCGCGCAAATCTTCGCCCGCGCCGGCGTCAAGGTGACGCTCGTGTGCCGGTCTCGTCTGCTCCCCGAGGCCGAGCCCGAGATCGGTGCGGCGCTGACGGAGTATTTTGGAGACGAAGGAATCGCCGTCGTTTCGGGCGTATCCTACCGCGCGATCCAAAGGACCGGGACTGGTGTCGCGCTAACGATTGTTCGCGACGGCGAGGCCACGAGAATCGACGCCGATCAGGTACTGGCCGCCACCGGGCGTACACCTAACGTCGAAGGCCTTGGGCTCATCGAACAGGGCATCGCCCTTTCGCAGAAGGGCGGCATTGCGGTCGATGATCGAATGCGGACCACCAAGGCCGGCATCTATGCCGCCGGCGACGTCACCGGCCGCGACCAGTTTGTCTATATGGCCGCCTATGGCGCCAAGCTCGCGGCCAGGAATGCGCTCAATGGCGACAGCTTGCGCTATGACAACAGTGCCATGCCCGCCATCGTGTTTTGCGATCCGCAGGTGGCGAGCGTCGGGCTGACCGAGGTCGCGGCGCGCACAGCCGGACATGCGGTTCGTGTCTCGACGATCAGCCTCGACCAGGTGCCGCGCGCAATCGCTGCGCGCAACACCCGCGGCCTCATCAAGCTCGTCGCTGATGCCGGCAGCGGCCGACTGCTCGGCGCGCATATCCTTGCGCCGGAAGGCGCCGACAGCATTCAGACCGCGGCGCTCGCGATCTGGCAAGGCCTCACGGTTGATGATCTCGCGGAAACGATTTTTCCGTATCTCACCACCGTCGAGGGCCTGAAGCTTGCGGCGCTCTCGTTCGGCAAGGACGTCGCCAAGTTGTCCTGCTGCGCCGGTTAG
- a CDS encoding cation transporter, with protein MKKYLSTVVLINLLMAAPAALAGERTVTFAVDNMTCASCPYIVKNSMAAVPGVAKVAVSFKAKTATVTFDDAKTNPDAISTASMNAGYPAHSVRQGS; from the coding sequence ATGAAAAAGTATTTGAGCACGGTCGTCCTGATCAACTTGCTCATGGCCGCGCCCGCCGCCCTCGCCGGTGAGCGGACAGTCACCTTCGCTGTCGACAACATGACCTGCGCCTCGTGTCCCTACATCGTGAAGAACTCGATGGCGGCGGTTCCCGGCGTTGCGAAGGTTGCCGTCTCCTTCAAAGCCAAGACCGCGACCGTGACCTTCGACGACGCCAAGACGAACCCGGACGCCATTTCCACCGCCAGCATGAACGCGGGCTATCCGGCTCATAGCGTGCGGCAGGGCAGTTGA
- a CDS encoding mercuric transporter MerT family protein, translating into MVASRSEMADVATVPENSQASARSEARRQRLIAAGGILGALAASSCCIVPLILFSLGIGGAWIGNLTALAPYKPLFVAATAGFLGYGFYLVYWKPRQPCSEGAVCARPIPNRLVRFALWIATVLVAAAFSFDYVAPLLLRA; encoded by the coding sequence ATGGTTGCATCACGATCCGAAATGGCGGACGTCGCAACGGTTCCAGAGAACTCGCAGGCGTCCGCGCGGAGCGAGGCGAGACGGCAGCGCTTGATCGCGGCTGGCGGCATTCTCGGCGCGCTCGCCGCCTCATCCTGCTGCATCGTGCCCCTGATCTTGTTCAGTCTCGGCATTGGCGGCGCCTGGATCGGCAATCTGACGGCGCTTGCGCCGTACAAGCCGCTGTTCGTCGCTGCGACGGCAGGCTTTCTTGGATACGGCTTTTATCTCGTCTACTGGAAGCCGCGGCAACCTTGCTCCGAAGGCGCAGTTTGCGCGCGTCCTATTCCCAACCGCCTTGTGCGGTTTGCGCTGTGGATCGCAACCGTGCTCGTGGCGGCCGCCTTCTCCTTCGACTATGTCGCACCACTGCTGCTACGCGCCTGA
- a CDS encoding helix-turn-helix domain-containing protein, translating to MPDHAVVKGLQRAELAERTGCNLETVRYYEKVGLLPEPPRTATGYRNYDSTHERRLRFVLRARELGFSLDEVRELLRLVDEREKPCAEARAVAAAHLDDVRAKIADLKRMERVLRDVVAQCADGTLRECPLIETLFAGRN from the coding sequence ATGCCTGATCACGCCGTGGTGAAGGGCCTGCAGCGGGCCGAGCTCGCTGAACGGACGGGCTGCAATCTGGAGACCGTGCGCTATTACGAGAAAGTCGGTCTTCTGCCGGAACCGCCGCGCACAGCAACGGGCTACCGCAATTACGACTCGACGCACGAGCGCCGTCTTCGCTTCGTGCTGCGGGCGCGCGAGCTCGGCTTCTCGCTGGATGAAGTTCGCGAACTGCTGCGCCTCGTTGACGAGCGCGAAAAGCCCTGCGCCGAGGCGCGTGCTGTCGCCGCCGCGCATCTCGATGACGTCCGAGCGAAGATCGCCGATCTCAAGCGCATGGAGCGGGTGCTTAGGGACGTGGTCGCACAATGTGCCGATGGCACGCTGCGGGAATGCCCGCTGATTGAGACGTTATTTGCGGGACGCAACTAG